From the Fusobacterium ulcerans ATCC 49185 genome, the window GTTTCATTATAGAACCTTCTCCAAACTCTTTTGATATTTGTTTTATAGCAAGGTCTAATGCTTTTTCTTTACTCACTTCTTCATTTTTTTTAGCTGCCATTTAAATCACCTCTTTTTTATCTATATATATTTATGTATAGATATTACCATATTTTTTTTCATTTGTCACTCAATTTTCATAATTTTTTTCTATAATGATATGTATTATAAAAAACTAGAGGAGTGTTCTAATGATTTTAACAAAGCGTTCTCTTAAAATTATTAACTTATTCCTCACTGGGAATAAGTTTACAATTGAGGAACTTGCAGATTTTTTTTCCATAACAAATAGAACTGTAGCAAACAATATAAAAACAATAAAAGATTTCTTAAAAAACAACAATCTGAACTCTTTAGTTGAAAATAATGGTGTTTATTACATTAAAAACAAAGATTTTCGATTAATTTCCCATCTTATTTCCAAAGAAGTTATAACTGTAGAAGAAAGAAAAGAATATATTATATTAAAACTACTTACAGATAACCTTATAACATTAAATCCAATATCAGAAGAACTTGGGATAACAAGAAGAGCTCTCAACTATGATATGATAGATGTAAAAGAGTTTTTCTCTAATAAAAATATTGAACTCATTCCAGTAGCAGGAAAAGGAGTTACCTTAGTTGGAAAAGAAGCTGATTTAAGACAGCTTCTTAGCCAGTTTATAGAAAAATTACTGATAAAAAAAGGGAATATTAATAAAATATTTCAGAAATTCTTAAAGGTGTTTAATGAAAATTGCAGTATATCCTTAATAGATAGAATGCTTATGGAAGTTACAAGAGATATCAATATTACTCTTCCTCCAGAAAGCTTTTACTATGTAATAGGCATTATATTATCTGGAAAATTAAGGAAAAATTTTAAGGATGATTCTTTAAAAATAGAAAATAATTCACATTCTCAAAAATATCAAAATCTTAAGGAAAAATTATTAAATAATATCCATATACCTATTGAAGATTATGAGACTGACCAAATCATATCTGTTTTTCTTGATTCTGATATTGAAACTTATAAAGGAGAGTATAAGTTAAAACCAGAGATTGAAGAATTTCTTGCTATTTTAAAAGAAAAATTAAATATTAATTTTACTATTGATGAGAATTTTTTAATGATACTTTCATATTCTTTTAAGCTTTCTAACTATAAAGCTGAATTTAATATAAGCCAGCATCAAAAAAAAATCTCTCATATTCCTGATTCATGTGAAAATATTTTTGAAATTGTAAATGATTTTACTAAAAAAGTATTTAGACAATTTCATGCTGATGATCTCCTTTTCATTACTTTATTATTGAAAAATCATATTTTAAAATCTGATGGATTAAAGACAAGCAGGAAAAGTATTCTGATAATAGATAACTCTATTAAACATTTTTTAGGAAAACTTGTTTCAAAATATCTTAAAAACTTTTATAAGATAAATAACATCACTATAATTTCAAGTTATGAATTAGATTGTTTCTTTTCAAATAATATGAAACCAGATTTAATTTTAACTCTTGATAACAGTAAAATAAATACTAATATACCTATAATTAAACTTGATTTTGCAGAATTATGGCCTAATCTGAACTTTTTAGAATACTACTTTTAATTCCTTGGAGGTACATTTATGAAAAAACAACTTATAGGATTAATGCTGATTATGTCTTCTTTTGCTTTTGCTGGTGGAGATAAGACACTTGATTTATTAGAAGAAAAAATAGAGCTGAAACATTCTTATATCACTGATGGTACACACAAATTAAAAATTGATGATATAGATATAGGAGTGATTAATGGAACACCTTTTGTAGTTATAGAAACAGATAGTCTTTTCACAGATAAAGCTTGGGAAGAATTTAATAAAAAAGCTTATAATGATGTGGCTAAAGATATAGCTGATGAAATAAGAGCTGCTTTAGACACAAAAGCTGAAGTAAATATTACTCTTATTCTAGATAAAGAATTTGGAAAAGACAAAGTTCTTTCAGAAGCTCAATATTAAAATATATTAAATATGCATTCAACTATAAGAACATATCAAAAATAAATTTTGATATGTTCTTTTTCTATAAAAAAGAAAAAAGTTGTATTTTATAACGAGTTATGATAATGTTAAAATATATAAAATAGAAGAATTTATTAATGTGTATAGTAGAAAACATATTAAGGAAACTGGGAATATCAAAGGAGCTTATATGTTAAATAAATTAGATAAAATTTATGAATTAAAAAAAGACCTCTTTCACAAAGTGAACTCAAAAGAATTAAAGAAAATTATATAATAAAAAATACATATAATTCAAATGCTATTGAGGGAAATACACTTACAGAAATAGAAACAAAAGTTATAATAGAAACTGGCATCACTATTGCTAAAAAAACTTTAAGAGAACATTTAGAAGTTAAAAATCATGCTGAAGCTCTTTTATTTATTGAAGAATTGAAAGATAGAAAATTATCAGAATATGATATAAAATCGATCCATTCTATAATTTTAAGTGGAATTGATAGAGTCAGTGCTGGAAAATATAGAGATGCAAATGTACAAATAGGTGGAGCTTCTCATAATGTCATTCCTTCTCATTTAATTTCTCAGGAAATATATGCACTTCTCAACTGGTATAATGGAGGTCCCATTACAATAAATAGAATTATAGAATTCACTTGCCACTTTATTAACATACATCCTTTTATAGATGGCAATGGCAGAACTTCCAGACTTTTAACTAATTTAGAGCTTTTAAAACTTGGTTATCCTCCAATTACTATTCTAACTGTAGACAGATTAGAATATTATCAGGCTCTTGATAAAAGTTACTATAAAGACTATTCATTAGCCCATGATTTCTTTTATAACTGCATCATTGAAACTTTAGAAGAATATTTAAGTTATACAAAATAGAAGTTGGCTGCCAAATGGCAGCTTTTTTGTTCTTTTCTTTCTTTTTTCAAAATCTTAATTCATAAAAAAATTATATCTTAAAATCTGTAAAATCAAGTTTTTTTATAGAAAATATTAATTTTTCTAATTTCTATTTAAATTTCGAAAGAAGCGTGGTATAATCAAAAATTATGGAATATAGTTTATTTTTATAAGTGAGGGGAAACATGAATATAAATCTAATTAAGAAATATGCTCTTTGGATTTTTTCAATTTTAGTAAATGCTTTTGGAAATTTTTTGTTAATTAAAGGAGATATTGGAAGTGGTCCTTGGGTTGCTGCAAGTATAGGAATGTCAAAAGTCTTTCTCCTCCAAATAGGTATATGTACTATTATTCTTAATTTTTTAGTTTTTATACCAATTATATTCATCAGTAAAAAATTTGAATTTTTCAAACTTGCTGGTTCTTTTTTTGTAGCATATATATTTGGAAAATTTCTTGATTTCTTTTTAAATATATTTTCATGGGTGCATCCTGAGCATATAGTTTCAAAAATACTTTTCTTTATAATTGGAAATCTTATACTCAGCTGTGGAATCTCTGTTTATCTTAGATTAAATATAGCTATGAACCCTTTTGATCAATTTTTAAAAACTGTTAATGATTATTTGGTTCCTGATATGAAAAAGGCAAATTATGTATATCTTGGTGTTCCTTTTGTTATAGCTCTTCTTTTTGGAATATATAATAAATCCCTCCAAGGTATTGGAATAGGTACACTAATTATGCTTCTTTTTAACGGAAGTTTTATAAAGTTATTCAATAAAAAAGTACCTATACCTGATAATATTTTAACTCCAAGAAAATATATCTAAATTTACCATTCAAACTTGCTTTTTTTAATGTTATAATATATTGATACTACTTTTTAGGAGGTCCTTTATGAAAAATATTTTAGTTACAGGAGGAGCTGGATATATTGGAAGTCATGCTACTGCAGAACTTCTTGATTCTGGTTATTCTGTAGTTGTTATAGATAGTTTGGAAAATGGTTTTATGCAGCTTGTAGATAAAAGAGCAAAATTCTATCATGGAAATGTTCAAGACAGTAATATGATGGACAAAATATTTAATGAAAACAAAATTGATGCTGTAATGCACTTTGCTGGGTATATAAAAGTCCCTGAAAGTGTTGTAGAGCCCAATAAATATTATATGAATAATACTTACACTGTTATGTGCCTGTTAGAATCAATGAGAAAAAATAATATTAAAAATATAGTTTTCTCTTCTACTGCAGCTGTTTATGGAAATGTAAAAGAACCTGAGCCTGTAGATGAAAATCATTCAAAAGATCCTATTAACCCTTATGGAATGAGTAAACTTATGTCTGAAAGAATTATTATGGACTGTGCAGAAGCTTATAGATTAAATTATTCTATATTCAGATATTTCAATGTAGGTGGAGCTCATGAAAAACATGAGATTGGTCAAATGGGAGAAGGAATTACTGCACTTATTCCTCTTATATTAAAAGCTGCAAAAGGAACTATTCCTAAGCTTTCTATTTATGGAAACGATTTTAATACTAAAGATGGAACTGGAGTGAGAGATTATATTCATGTTGTAGATTTAGTAAGAGCTCATATCCTATCACTCAAAAAATTAGAAGAAAATACAAGTGGTATATACAATCTGGGTAATGGCAGTGGTTTTACAGTTCTTGAGATGCTTAATGCTGCAAAAGAAGTAACTAAAATAAATATTCCTGCAGAAATTACATCAAGAAGACCAGGAGATCCTCCATGCGTTATAGCTTCAAGTGAAAAAGCTATAGCTGAACTTGGATGGAAACCTCATTACACTAATGTAAAAGATATAATAAGAACTGCATGGGAATGGAATTTAAAGGTGAAATAATATGAAACCAAAATTGACTACAAAACTTTATTATCAATATGTTGGAAATATCCCATGGTTAAAAAGTGAAATACTCAATGGAAAATATGATGCTTTAAAATACCTCTTATCTGTGGAAGAAAAAAATAAAAGTAATTTTTTTATAAATATATATATAGATCCTGAAGATGAAAATATCAGATATGTTTCTTTTTTTATCACAAATAAAGTTTTTAGTATATTTCCAATGAAAAAATCTCTTGGGGAATTCGTTATATTTAATAAAGAAAATTTTGTAAAACTTTTTAATTTCTTAAAAGAAA encodes:
- the galE gene encoding UDP-glucose 4-epimerase GalE, producing the protein MKNILVTGGAGYIGSHATAELLDSGYSVVVIDSLENGFMQLVDKRAKFYHGNVQDSNMMDKIFNENKIDAVMHFAGYIKVPESVVEPNKYYMNNTYTVMCLLESMRKNNIKNIVFSSTAAVYGNVKEPEPVDENHSKDPINPYGMSKLMSERIIMDCAEAYRLNYSIFRYFNVGGAHEKHEIGQMGEGITALIPLILKAAKGTIPKLSIYGNDFNTKDGTGVRDYIHVVDLVRAHILSLKKLEENTSGIYNLGNGSGFTVLEMLNAAKEVTKINIPAEITSRRPGDPPCVIASSEKAIAELGWKPHYTNVKDIIRTAWEWNLKVK
- a CDS encoding HTH domain-containing protein; translation: MILTKRSLKIINLFLTGNKFTIEELADFFSITNRTVANNIKTIKDFLKNNNLNSLVENNGVYYIKNKDFRLISHLISKEVITVEERKEYIILKLLTDNLITLNPISEELGITRRALNYDMIDVKEFFSNKNIELIPVAGKGVTLVGKEADLRQLLSQFIEKLLIKKGNINKIFQKFLKVFNENCSISLIDRMLMEVTRDINITLPPESFYYVIGIILSGKLRKNFKDDSLKIENNSHSQKYQNLKEKLLNNIHIPIEDYETDQIISVFLDSDIETYKGEYKLKPEIEEFLAILKEKLNINFTIDENFLMILSYSFKLSNYKAEFNISQHQKKISHIPDSCENIFEIVNDFTKKVFRQFHADDLLFITLLLKNHILKSDGLKTSRKSILIIDNSIKHFLGKLVSKYLKNFYKINNITIISSYELDCFFSNNMKPDLILTLDNSKINTNIPIIKLDFAELWPNLNFLEYYF
- a CDS encoding Fic family protein; translation: MKDRKLSEYDIKSIHSIILSGIDRVSAGKYRDANVQIGGASHNVIPSHLISQEIYALLNWYNGGPITINRIIEFTCHFINIHPFIDGNGRTSRLLTNLELLKLGYPPITILTVDRLEYYQALDKSYYKDYSLAHDFFYNCIIETLEEYLSYTK
- a CDS encoding YczE/YyaS/YitT family protein produces the protein MNINLIKKYALWIFSILVNAFGNFLLIKGDIGSGPWVAASIGMSKVFLLQIGICTIILNFLVFIPIIFISKKFEFFKLAGSFFVAYIFGKFLDFFLNIFSWVHPEHIVSKILFFIIGNLILSCGISVYLRLNIAMNPFDQFLKTVNDYLVPDMKKANYVYLGVPFVIALLFGIYNKSLQGIGIGTLIMLLFNGSFIKLFNKKVPIPDNILTPRKYI